A stretch of Hoplias malabaricus isolate fHopMal1 chromosome 10, fHopMal1.hap1, whole genome shotgun sequence DNA encodes these proteins:
- the entpd3 gene encoding ectonucleoside triphosphate diphosphohydrolase 3, translated as MVKRDSHSTDHLTGGSHRKIMSTKVAISLAAFFLLASIAVIIAIATVQTQRRTYISPGLKYGIVLDAGSSRTTVYLYQWPAEKENNTGVVSQTKKCLVKGPGISEKDADSMKNLKKCMDDISKDVPPSQHNSTPVFLGATAGMRLLRLKNEEQSNAILTEIQEFLRSLPFDFQNASIISGQEEGLYGWITVNYLMGNFLERNIWNTWVHPHGANTVGSLDLGGASTQIAFSAPNDATGKDLIRVSLYGYEYNVYTHSFLCYGKNEAEKKVLAHLAKNSDNWARTNHPCYPAGYSITFSSSDIFSSECTKREKPTRYNQEKNITFFGQSDPANCKDLVRKIFDFKSCHNKENCSFEGVYQPPVTGDFMAYAGFYYTAWALDVKGSNSLERFNATMWSFCSKDWTTLKKTYNITEKHLKSYCYSANYVHTILADGYKFNNNNWENLNFQKEVNQTSIAWSLGYMLAQSNMIPAEAKLLQLPIANSVFAGLLFIFSALTIITLMFLIIKLVRFCY; from the exons ATGGTCAAGAGGGACTCACATTCTACGGACCATCTCACTGGGGGTTCACACAGAAAG ATAATGTCTACAAAAGTGGCTATATCCTTGGCAGCTTTCTTTCTGTTAGCCAGCATAGCGGTCATTATAGCAATAGCAACAGTCCAGACACAACGAAGGACCTATATTTCCCCTGGACTTAAG tatGGTATTGTCTTGGATGCTGGCTCCTCCAGAACCACTGTGTATCTTTACCAGTGGccagcagagaaagagaataacACCGGAGTTGTGAGCCAAACCAAAAAGTGTTTGGTTAAAG GACCTGGTATCTCAGAAAAGGATGCAGACTCCATGAAAAATCTTAAAAAGTGCATGGATGACATAAGTAAAGATGTCCCCCCCAGCCAGCACAACTCCACACCAGTCTTTCTTGGGGCCACTGCTGGAATGAGACTGCTACG GCTGAAAAATGAAGAGCAGTCTAATGCTATCCTGACAGAGATTCAGGAGTTCCTCCGCTCTTTACCCTTTGATTTCCAGAATGCTTCTATCATTTCTGGTCAGGAAGAGGGTCTGTATGGGTGGATCACAGTCAACTACCTGATGGGGAACTTCCTGGAG AGAAACATCTGGAACACCTGGGTTCATCCTCATGGAGCCAACACAGTAGGGTCATTGGACCTGGGAGGAGCATCCACTCAAATTGCCTTCAGTGCCCCTAATGATGCCACAGGGAAAGACCTCATCAGGGTTTCACTCTATGGCTATGAATACAAtgtctacacacacagcttcctGTGCTATGGCAAAAATGAGGCAGAGAAGAAAGTTTTGGCACATCTTGCAAAG AACTCAGATAACTGGGCTCGTACAAACCACCCGTGTTATCCAGCTGGATACAGCATCACCTTTTCTTCCAGTGACATCTTCAGCAGTGAGTGCACCAAGAGAGAGAAGCCCACCCGCTATAACCAAGAAAAGAACATTACTTTCTTTGGTCAGAGTGACCCAGCCAATTGCAAAGACCTGGTCAGAAAGATTTTTGACTTCAAATCTTGTCACAACAAAGAGAACTGCTCTTTTGAAGGAGTGTATCAACCACCGGTCACTGGAGACTTTATG GCTTATGCAGGGTTCTACTACACTGCCTGGGCTCTGGATGTGAAGGGCTCCAACAGTCTGGAGAGGTTTAACGCCACCATGTGGTCATTCTGCTCCAAAGACTGGACAACA CTCAAGAAAACCTACAATATTACAGAGAAGCATCTGAAATCTTATTGTTACTCAGCAAACTATGTTCACACAATTCTGGCAGATGGATACaaattcaacaacaacaactgggAAAATCTCAATTTTCAGAAAGAG GTGAATCAGACGAGTATAGCCTGGTCACTGGGCTACATGCTGGCCCAGTCGAACATGATCCCAGCGGAGGCCAAGCTTCTACAGCTGCCCATAGCTAACAGTGTGTTTGCTGGGCTGCTCTTCATCTTCTCCGCTCTGACCATCATCACCCTGATGTTTCTCATCATCAAACTGGTGCGCTTCTGTTATTGA